The sequence CTCGAAGTTGTGGATCTTGAAGATTAACGAAATCATCATGGGCCTCACCATCGATGCAAACATCGTCTCCAATGAGAGAATAACCACCATTAGTGAGACATCAAAGCATCAAATATGAGTTTTATCTCTGATGGGTTGTGGTATCACTACCctcctaagagcaactccaacaactCCCTTAAATACCTTGCTGTAAAATTGATTTTTTTGTATGACCATAAAATTTAGCGGAAGTTGTCCGAGAGCTACTTTTGTCAGTGTAAACTTCTTCCCCCTAGATAATGGCCTAGGACCCACCAGTCAGTGACACATGTGACAACAGTTGGCGTGGGTAGCACGAGGTTGTGCAGTGGCCGTCGGCACGAGGCAGTGTGGTGGCCGCCAACACGAGGTGGTGTGGTGGCTGCCGACGAGGGGCGGTGCGGGCGGTGGCGTTCCAGCAAGGTTCTAGCGCGGGCTACGGTGAAGTTCCAAGCAGTTACTAGCCCACCAAAATTCATCTTCCCGTAAACCCGCAGGAAGATTGAGGCTAATCTACGGGATCCCTTAAAGTTATGGTAGATTTAGGGGATGTGTTTGagagcttccccccccccccaacttccTGTAAACAATGGTTATTTTAGAGATAGCGGAGCTGTTGGGGTCGCTCTAATCATCCAACCACTGGTTGGTTCTCTTTATTTATGTATTAATCAAACATCATGTTTTGTAGGGTACTTATTCATGTGAATCAAACATCCAATTCTGCTGTGTGTTTTTCATAATTCTTTGTTTTGCACTTGTGGTTCTTgtcatatttttgtatttttatccATGTTTCTTTGAAGGAAAACTCTCACTGTCAAACGGCTGAAAAGAGATTCTGCGTCCACCGCCTTCCCTACGCAACACTCACGTCTTCACCTTTCCCGATTCCTGAAACAACACCCCAACCGCAACATCGTCCTCTTGACTCTCCTCTCCCTGTCGCGTCTCTCCTCCCCTGTTGCAAATCAGACGAGGTGCTGGCAGCCGGCGGCCCCACCACACACATCGGTGTTGCACACCTATATCCTCTGCATCTAGATTGGGATTGTCAACGCCGACTCACGCAACCCGGTCCTAGCTCCAGTGGTGCGTGACATCTTTGTTGGCGTTGCTGACGCCCATGGAGCCCTCCCTACTGATGTGGCGACCTGTGTGCAAGCACCACTGTTCGTGGCAAGAAGGGGCCGGCCCAAGCGAGCTTGTCCATGACCATGGCAACCAGTGGATAATTTATTTGCAACAAGGATGTTTTTATTGTTGTTGCAAAAGATGGTGGTCAATGATGGCAGCTTAGACAAGCTTTTGCAACATCATCTCTGTTACAAAAAAAAACTACAATAAAACCTATGTTGTAGAAAAATAAATCTATAACAAGATTTGTGTTGTAATGATGGAGGCGTGCTCGGCCGTTTGATGCGCCATATTTGACGGCTCGCGGCCAGGTCGATCTTTTTAAAAAGATCAACCGATGAACGCGTAGGATGCTAGAGCAGAGAGCGAGGGTAGAGAATGGAAGTGAGCAGAGTTGCTTAAGGGAGATGTAAGTGCCTTCCTTGGAGCACGGGTGGAGTGAGCTAGAGTGAGGAGTTACCCATAGGTTTGTTCTGTGTTTCAGGTGGAGTTGAGTTTATGTAATTTGTAAACTTCAATGTATTTTTGcatgataatacgtgtctcattaaTAAAATAAAGATTAGTTACAAGCCACGTAAACTTCGACATTACATGACTGCAAAATAGGATAATCCTATGCAAAAAACCAGCGCCTATCCCGCTTCACCAAGGAAAAGGAGACATACCACCTCTTCACCTGAGCTCGACGCGGGTCCATCACTGACTAGCAGCTTTACGAACCTCCAAAGTAGTTTGCTTTAAGCAAAACCAttgccgttgaaagaatcagaccgaGGCAACAatgtccccggacacgccatcaaaTTCCAGAACTGACACCCCCGCATGACTATGACGTCGGGGGAGGAAATCAGAACTGGCAGCCTCCAACCACAAACCCAGCACAAGATGCAGCATCCTCCAGCTGTCACTTGCGTAGAAAACCGTTTGCGCGTACTCCTGAATgacaaaacctccctgctccaccatgacaTCGAAGACAACGCCACAACAAcggggacagagcagaaggagagacacacctaatgaagtcaccgccgccgcctcgcagacaccatccatgaaccctaatGTCGCCGATTTGAAGGATCGGCAAACACATgatgccatcaactccgagacACCGCCATGATGAGCACTGCCAGTGTGGGAGTGAAGTTGAGGCAGATTTATTCACGTGGGCGCCGCTCCCACCACCCCAAATGCGCATCTCGACCTATAAATCCAAACCCTAACTACAGAGTGGAGGAACGGGGtcccctccctcccgccgccggagcaGCAGCCGAAGGGAGAGGGGGCCAGCGCCCTGGCCGGTGGAGATCGGTGGAAGAAGATCCGCCTCCCTAGTCGCCTAGTTCCTGGCGGCGGCTAAGGTAGGGAAAACACGCCCCTGCTTGTAAACTTTAGTGTGAATGGGCCCTTTACCCTGTCCTCTTCTTTATAAATACAATACGTACTCGTGCGCATACGAGATCTTTTAAAACAACAAATCAAAGATGTCCTAAAATAGTGGATATGGAGCATGTGATTCCGAGCACCGGTGACTCCGAATGAAcagtaaaattcaaaaaaatagtaaattttttaaaaaaaaatctaaatttttTTGTCAAGAAACTTTGATGTTTTTTCTACGTGCGTGCCAATTTCACGGTGAAATGACATTTGTGGAGGTCtcggcaaaaaaacaaaatcatggtccaaaaaaactgtttttggaagcattttggagcatcgatttttttTTGCGGAGACATGCATGAATGTCATTTTGTCATGAAATTTTGCACGCATGTAGAGAAAACATCAATGTTTGTTgctaaaaaaattcagatttttttgaacattttaaatatatttttcgtGTGTAAGGGTGCGTGTGAACTCGAGCTCACGATAGCACTTTCGTAAAATAGTGGTGTACTATTCCGTAGAACAAAAGGAGAAGAAACAAAATACTCCGAACTTCGAGAGTTCGCATCATCCACAAAGGTGGAAGGAACACAGCACCAAGCCCTCCCCTGCACCCTACTCCCTACCCACCTAGCCGGAGGAGAACCGaagtcgccgctgccgccgctcgccCCAGTAAAATGGACACCGTGGGTGCCCGGCTGAGCCGCTCCTCCACGCGATATGGCCCCGTCGGCAGCAGCAACGCCTCCTTCAGCGGGCCCGTCAGGAAGTGGCGCAAGGCGTGGGTCcctctcgccggcggcggcgcggggtccgCCTCCGCCGGTATGGGCCCCATTGGGTGCCCCAGGGGTAACAAGGTGGTGCTGCTCAAGTGGGCGCCGGTGAGTGGCGCCGGCGACGGTAACGGCAAGGAGGTCGCCTCGGCGGTCACCAGACGGCGATACGTTCCGGTGAGGCTTCTTGGCTTCAAAGATTAGGTCTTGGCGATTGTTCGGTTGCTTTATTGCGCTCTGGTAGGTTCGATCTGCTTCGGAGGTCGGACATTTGGCCGTTCTTGCCTTCTTGGCTTCTCCCAGGTCATAGTTTTAGGCACAATGTAGGAGGGGATAGGAGACCATACGGGCTCTTCTTGGATGATTTTGGCACTAGCGTCAGCAATAGGGTCTGGATGCCGGAAATGTAGGATTTGGGGTTGGCCTTCTACTTCAGCTTGGGTTGTGCTAGGGTTTTGTAGCGTAATCAGTGCATGGTGGGAATTTCAGACTCAGTTGATGAGGGTAGTAGGCTATGTCCAGGCAAAAAAGGACAATAGCAGGCCTTGCAATTCTTCAGTAGAACTCGTTCAAGGAGAGCGTCCTGGTTCAACAATTGTGGAGATTTCTGAGTGATTGTTTGGGCGGTTGTGCCTCTGCTTCTGCCTCAAGGCTCAAGATTTAGCCTTGTGGTTAGGATTTGAGTATTGGTGACACTCCTAAATTAGTCAATTTAGTGGTTGCACTGATGGTTAAACACCGAATATGGGGTCATTGATTGATTACCTAGTGTTCTTATTTTTATTGTCATTTTTCACATGTATTCAGATATGCTTTTGAAAGAAAGTCCATCTGAATCCTGAACTATTGTGCTTGGTTTGATTTGAGTCCTAAAGGGTTAAACTATGATACCGTACCATCTATATTAAACCCTGAACTTTCAAAAACTATCTATTTTAAACTCTGAATTTCTTAACATTTCCTACTTCTACAAAAAAAGAACAGTTTTTGTGAAGACCCTGAAATGCACAACCACTATCCAAAACCGAGGTAGGTTTCAAGTGAATGGTTTTAGAAAGTTCAGGGTTTAATATGGACAATTTCATAATTCAGGGTTTAACACCATAGTCTAGGGTTTAAAATGGACTTGTATGTTTACAATTGTTGTGTACATATATGATAGGCTCTTGTGGATGCAACTATTTCTTTCATAGGTCTTGGTGCTCTTTTACTTTGTTCCTACAGTCGACAGTGTGTTGAGCTTCAGGTTTGCTTTACAGAGAGACTTAGAACTGGTGGATGCAATCAATTTGTGTAGAAGTATGTGTGCACTGAAAATATTGCCAGTAGTGACTGTCTATTTGAATTTAGTTACGGCACTTCTAACAATGTAACTTCCAGTTCGAGGATAAGGCTAATGATAAAGATTCGTCATCTGATGGTAAACAAATGGTATAAGGAAATTCACCCGACAGAGCCAAAATAATGGACAAGTTCAAGCCGCCCCCCGCGTGGGCGACCGGGAGGCCCCAGATCCCATCGCCGCCGAACctcccccactcctcctcctccctcgccgccgcccaagggcgcggccaggcgaagcctagctgtcgccggcggcggcggggactcggGCCCTCTCGCTCGGGTGGGGCTGGCGCGGGCCGGCGCCGCCGGGCCGGAGCGTGGCTGCGGGCCGGTCGCCAcggcgggtggtggcggcgcctCGGCGACGTCGATTCCCCACGGCAGGAGGCCTTGCGATCTGGTGCGTTGCGGCcgccagggacggcggcggcgtgaccggatcggttcgcggcggcgcggccggattgATCGCTGGTTGGCCGGCGGCACGGTGGTGGGTGCGACTCGTCGGCAGCTGGGCAGATCCGCGGGATTCTACCCTTGTCTGGCCCTTGACAGCGCGGGCAActacgggggaaaccctagatctcctttGGATCGAGCGATGGCGGCGCTTTTGCGTTGTAATCCCTCtttagggcattgttttggagtttgctccggttgaagggaccagcgacgtcggcggcgcacgtctggtggagcaactgccgatgaaaatcgcgccgactacggtcatggcggacgatggcggcgtcttagatgtcgttcccttgtcgaggcatcgtcgttgcagtttgcatcatcaggctcgggatgctccgagggaaaccctacatctgggtcttccggatcggacgatgatggcgttttatcgctttccctcctgggggcatcgttttggagtaagTGATGGCTGGggggatggtggagcggtgcttcatctcacacatcgatggcggcggatatcggcggcatggcgctgtggaggctcggcgtccgatgcacggagatggactcgcgcaggaggaggttgctgtctggcgtcatggtgacgtcgatggcagagtggccagacaaggtagaagcctcaatatgatctgaagacggacctgtggaagatggcggcgacgacacacgagtgcgtctgaccggattgtgccccagacccgatatgtggctcggctggggcttccgaatatgtttcggcttccggcttttgatgttaggcttaggtgagtggtttgggtagtggcccagctagcatcccttcatcattttggataggagtagcggcatgtgttgccaagatggtggattcaggcacattgttgtaatactttgtaaggtcctcgagaataatcaataaagtggccgtatgcatctcccagatgcagaggccgggggtcatcctccttttctaaaaaaaaaaagtTTCATGTACGTATTTTGGGTTTGCTGGGCTTTCATTTGGAAAATGGATATAGCTGAATAAACAGAATTGATACATCAAGTACAAGTAGTAGTTTTTCAATCATTTTATTTGTAAAGTTCAGCGATATGTTTGCGTTCATTTGTTACATCTATTGTGCTAAGCTCATTTTCCCTTGTGCCAAGTAACTGGGAAAGGACCCCATTAAAATTTTTGTACTCGCCCAACATCAGTTTCTGTTTTCCTGGTTGTCACTACAGGTCTTATACGTGTCTCTGTACCCTCTTTCAGGTTTCGGGTGTGCCACAGAACCCTACCAGAAAAGGCGGCAGCACCGAGCTGAACTTGAACCTCGGTTTGGAGGACCCGGATGATGACAGCGACGCTGATTTGAGCCCAGACGAACAGCGTGACATGGGCAGCACCCCGCGTTCGGAGAACCGACTGAAGAGGAAAGTGTTTTAACCGTCGACCTCGGATACTAGAAcctaagcagcagcagcagctccatgTTCCACATGAGTTCTGCACCATCTTTGCGATGCGAGGTCCCTGGAGTAGCCTTATTATTATTAGTGTGTAGCTTCTATCTGCTGTGCTCCCGTGTTTCAGTAGATGAATTGATGTTGTTTCATGCCAATTGGGAGGCTTATCGCCTTGTTATTGTTGTATTAATGTCATGAACTTGTGAGGAAACTGGTAGTGTACTGTGTACCAGCACGTTGTTCTATGGAATCCTTTTCAGTCGTGAGAGGTGATCGGCGCCCTCAATGGCCATCGTTCGTGGATGCTAGAACACGGAACGGGACCCAtagtttcctttttcctttctcttttattAAGAGCAACCTACATTTTTTTTAAAGCAACAT comes from Triticum aestivum cultivar Chinese Spring chromosome 5B, IWGSC CS RefSeq v2.1, whole genome shotgun sequence and encodes:
- the LOC123111627 gene encoding uncharacterized protein, whose product is MDTVGARLSRSSTRYGPVGSSNASFSGPVRKWRKAWVPLAGGGAGSASAGMGPIGCPRGNKVVLLKWAPVSGAGDGNGKEVASAVTRRRYVPVSGVPQNPTRKGGSTELNLNLGLEDPDDDSDADLSPDEQRDMGSTPRSENRLKRKVF